The Cucurbita pepo subsp. pepo cultivar mu-cu-16 unplaced genomic scaffold, ASM280686v2 Cp4.1_scaffold001145, whole genome shotgun sequence genomic sequence GGAAGAGGAGTTACTCGATCTTTAAGAACGACAGTGTAAACCAGGAGGATGATAAGAGAGATTCAGAAGAATTTGGAGTATGTGATAGCTGAGCGAATAGCCCTTGTGTTCCAGGTGGTAAGACGCGGGAAGCACAGTAAGTCCGTTGGCAAGCTTGGGTGCTTAGTCATATGAAAAATTCTGAAGAAAATCTTATCTACAACCTGACACCTTTATCAGAGACAAAACAAAGATTGACAACTTGTCAGCCACACAGTGAAGGCTCACATGTGAATTATCAGTGTTTGTAAATTATtagtcttttaaattattagtttgctTTGTCTTTTCATACTTCTAGGAAAGTAGATCTTGTAGGGGTCCTCTCCTGTTAGATTTGATCTTATATCTTAGTTggtgtttttcaaatttacgtTCAAATCCGAAGTCTATAAAATGACTTCACCAATGTAAGGAGAGCATCGATCGGCCGATAGCTCTCTCTTGAATATCAATTGAAGAATTCagagaaaaattattctaCTCTATCTCTTATCTTATCTATCTTCTTATGAACGAATTTCTGAGAAAGCTcagaaaatcaaaccatttcaaatgttctaccaatgaagaagaaagttcaaatgaacatagaaggggagaaaatctcacaatctcaaaTACTGTCAATCAAGAATATCAGATTGCCAGGATCGAAgatcaactccaaaattggaCTATTCCAAAGGTAGATCCTAAAACTATCTACCAAATCtcaaccttcaattttactcAAAGATCATGCATCAAATTCTCAGAGAAAAACATCCCAATTCATAGCAATAGGGAATCTCtgaatcttttttcaaaatctcttataCTCCAACACCGTGAAGAGTTTAACTATCTTCACGTCGGTCTTGTCCAAGTCGCTGTAAAACCATTGTTCAGACTTGGGTTAGATATCCCAGTCCTTATCTCCTTACGAGATAAGAGACATGAagatttctcaaattctttattgGGAATGGTTCAATCCAATCTAGAGAATGGACCAGTCTATTTCAATtgttatccaaattttactttGTCGCTCCACGACTCGCACATATTATCAGCCCTCATGCTGGacttacaataaaaaaatttgaacatcaaGGCTGAAACTCATTCTTCAGTCGTCATATTCAGGGTTTATTACAAACTCAtgaatacaaatatttctcCAAGAGCATTAAGATCCTCGCCAAAAGGATCAACCATGCTCATAGAGGCAAATATTGGAAAGTCCTCGGTGGCTGTTCCAAAAACTCTTTCTTGGGATCAAATAACCAGAAATACTCTCTAGAAAATAGAAGATGCTAATCTTccgaggaaaaagaaatctcaaaACCCATTACAAATCATCGAACATGACGATGGAagcgttgaaataaaattcagcgAAGAACCCTCGTCagaatcaaaagtaaaagaattctTGAGTTCTAGACCAAGTACGTCGGGAGTTTCAAGATCAATGTATGACCCCTTAAAGGTAAAAGAGGTcagttatgaagaaaaaaaaagggcatCAATCCACTATGAAGATGGCTCAAGATCTCCAACCCATACGGATATGGATACTCAATCCGTCTACGAAAGTCAGCTAAATGTCATTACGACTGACTTCCAGATAGACAGAGAATTATTGAAGGCAGATTTTATGTCAGCTGCCAACTCTTCAAAGAGAAAAGCTTTCTTCCAAACCTACAAAGAAGCTGAGCGAAGTGAATTAAGAGCTCAATGGTATTCTCATATGGAAACCATAGAAGAAAACATATCATTCTTCGAatggtttgaagaaaatattttgcaaaTATGCACTTCGACTCAAAGAAGCTGGAAGACTACCAGAAGAGGCGAAGTATATTCAAAACATCCTCCGTTGGAAGAAGTCGAATTTGACAATTATTACGGAGAAAAGGTCAAAGCTAGTCCTTTCAAAACTATCCCAGGAGGACTAGAAAAGGGTAATCCGACCCTAAAGGATATCAAGAATATCcagcatcaaaataattattcaaacaagaTTTTATCCACGATCTCCACCCAGCTTGAGAGTATCGagggaaaaatctcaaaaaattatGGTACTCTGCAAGAACAAGCAGGCAGCTCTGTAACGAAAGTCGATGAGTCAATCCCAATACTCAGACCGGCAAACCTCGACGTATTTACAAAgaggatttcaaaagaagaggccACGATggccaaaatagaagaaaagttggATAGAATCCTAAATCCTGGGATAACACATCAGGATTCATCTGTCAATGTCGTTAACAATGACGACGAAATTCAAGAATTCGAAGACGAGATTTTAGATGAGGTAGAATAGCCTCTCTACAATCGAATTGAAAGAATCTCCAGGAGAAGTCAAAATAATACCAGTAATCAGAAAAACTTGTATCCTCAACCGTCTTTTCCGGATATTCAATTCGAAGAAAAGACTCTACAAACTCAAGCTCATTACGATGgtctagcaatctatgaatggAATATCGATGGATTGTCCGACTATCTGATAATGAATGttgtcaatgaaatgatgatggcCGCAGGCGCGTATAAATTACAGGGCCATAAATCCGACCATCAAATAGCTCAAGTTTTAGTGACCGGATTTACCGGGCAACTCAAGGACTGGTGGGACAAATATCTCGATGAAGCAACTCGCCAACAGATATTAAGCCACTATGTCATTAGGCCAACTactcaaatcatcaaagaGGAAGGTCCATCAACTAGGACCGAAGTACAACATGAAAGGGTAGAGGATGCTGTCAACACCCTCATTTATACCCTTATAGAATTCTTCGTTGGCAACCCCTTGAAATACCAGGAAAGATCCGCCGAAATACTCATGAACCTGAAGTGCCCCACCTTAGGAGATTTCAGGTGGTACAAACACATGTATTTGAGCAAAGTTCTTATTAGAACAGACAGTTCGTTGGAATTCtggaaagagaattttgtcAATGGACTACCAAAACACTTCTCAAGAAGGATCAAAGACGGTCTTAAGACAAAGTATAATGGAACAATTCCGTGGCAGACTTTGTCATACGGGTCAATAGCATCCTTCATCATAGAAGAAGGACTCAGACTTTGCAATgagtcaaagattcaaaacaagctttcttcgatatcaaatagaaaagagcTTGGAAGATTTTGCGATCAATATGGATGCAAGGGGATAGAGGCCCCCTCAACCTCCAGAAGGAAGAAGGTTAAGACGCATCCAAAGCCTTATAATTCGTACAGGCCCAGAGAAAAGTATCGGAACAAACCAGTACAATCTCAAAAGCCAAcatattcaagaagaaagtataCTCCTACAAAAACCcatagaggaaagaaaaagcaaacttgcttcaaatgtcgaGAAGAAGGACACTATGCTAACGAGTGTCCGATAAGAGGAAAGATCAATGAGTTGGATATAGATCAAGAGCTGAAAAATCAGCTACTACGACTGGCTCTAACCGACTCAGAACAATCAAGCGAGGGAGAAATCCTCGAACTCCAAGAAGAATCCGATTCATATTCTAGCACAGAATATGAATCAGGacaggaaggaaagaggacgtgcgaaggatgcataaatgtccttacaaaggatcaagaaattctactcgaagtagtagaaaaagttcaagatccAGAAATTCAACAGAAAATCGCTCAACGACTCAGAGATGCCATGACAATCTCTAAGCCacctgaaagggaagaaagaaatccctaCAGACTTCAATCAGTTTtccaaaggtttgaaaaacCGAGAGAACTCACTACTCAAGACCTACAAAGTTTgatta encodes the following:
- the LOC111786173 gene encoding uncharacterized protein LOC111786173; amino-acid sequence: MNVVNEMMMAAGAYKLQGHKSDHQIAQVLVTGFTGQLKDWWDKYLDEATRQQILSHYVIRPTTQIIKEEGPSTRTEVQHERVEDAVNTLIYTLIEFFVGNPLKYQERSAEILMNLKCPTLGDFRWYKHMYLSKVLIRTDSSLEFWKENFVNGLPKHFSRRIKDGLKTKYNGTIPWQTLSYGSIASFIIEEGLRLCNESKIQNKLSSISNRKELGRFCDQYGCKGIEAPSTSRRKKVKTHPKPYNSYRPREKYRNKPVQSQKPTYSRRKYTPTKTHRGKKKQTCFKCREEGHYANECPIRGKINELDIDQELKNQLLRLALTDSEQSSEGEILELQEESDSYSSTEYESGQEGKRT